The Chloroflexota bacterium genomic sequence CGCTACATCCAAGAGACTATTGCCAGAGATACCACCAAAAGTACCAACGAGGCATTACTCGAATTCTATCGCCGTTTGCGCCCTGGTGATCCCCCAAACATAGAGAACGCTAAGAACCTCATCGATGCCTTATTCTTTAACTTTCGGCGATATGATCTTGGAAAGGTAGGACGATATAAGATAAACAAACGATTAGGGTTAGCTGTACCCTTGACTACACGTATCCTGACAAAAGAGGATTTCATCAAAATCATTGAGATGATAATCCGCCTCAATAACGGCGAGGGGCAACCAGATGACATTGACCACCTTGGAAACCGGAGGGTACGATCGGTAGGCGAGCTAATCCAAAACCAGTTCCGGATTGGACTCCTTCGTATGGAGCGGGTCGTAAGGGAACGCATGAGCATCCAGGATCCGGAAGCCGCTACACCGGCGTCCCTTATCAACACTCGGCCCATTGTCGCCGCTATGAGGGAGTTTTTCGGTGGTAGTCAACTGTCGCAATTTATGGATCAAACAAACCCGTTGGCTGAGCTCACCCATAAGCGCCGCCTGAGCGCCTTAGGACCTGGTGGCTTGCACCGGAAACGAGCCGGCATGGAAGTCCGAGATGTCCATCACAGCCATTATGGCCGTATCTGCCCAATTGAGACCCCTGAGGGACCGAATATTGGCCTCATAGGCTCCCTGGGAACCTACGCTTTAATCAATGAGTATGGGTTCATCGAGACACCGTACCGTAGGGTCTATAACACGGTGGATAACCAGCCCGAACAGACGATAGGGCGTATATTACGAGAGAAAGTAACCGATCCCAACAATGGCGAGGTTGTCGCCAACGCAGGAGAGCAGATAACGCCAGATCTCGCCCGTCGATTAGCCACCCTACCTTTCAAACAAATAAAAGCTAAACCCTTCGTTTCTAAAGAAATAGTCTACCTATCGGCTGACGAGGAGGACCAATATTATATAGCTCAAGCCAATAGCCGTTTAGATAAAGATGACCATTTCATCGATTCGCTCGTTGAGGTGCGCCACACACAACAGTTCTATATCGAGCCACCAGAACGAGTCCAATTTATGGACGTTTCTCCCAAGCAAATCGTCAGCGTGGCCACCGCGCTCATCCCCTTCCTAGAACACGATGACGCTAACCGCGCCCTGATGGGTTCGAATATGCAACGCCAAGCCGTGCCCCTGATTAAACCGGAAGCTCCCTATGTGGGAACCGGCATGGAATGGCGAGCAGCTTACGATAGCGGGCAAGTGATAATCTCCAAGACCGATGGGGAAGTGGGCAAGGTGACGGCCGAGGAGATAGTGGTTATCGATGATCAAGAACAACCTCACACCTATCAGCTTCAAAAGTTCATTCGCTCTAACCAGGGCACATGCATCAATCAACGACCGATTGTTGAACTCGGTCAGCGCGTAAGGAAGGGCCAACCCCTAGCCGATAGCTCGTCCACAGATCAGGGTGAGCTTGCCCTCGGACAAAACGTCCTCGTGGCCTTCATGTCTTGGGAGGGGAGTAATTTCGAAGATGCAATTATCATTAGTGAACGGATTGTTCGTGAGGATAAGTTCACCTCTATCCATATGGAGAAGTATGAGGTTGAGGCACGAGACACTAAGCTAGGACCAGAAGAGATCACTCGCGATATCCCTAACGTGGGAGAGGACACCCTGCGTGATCTGGATGAGCAGGGTATTATCCGGATCGGGGCCGAGGTCGGCCCAGGCGACATCCTAGTGGGCAAGATTACACCGAAAGGCGAGACAGAGCTGACAGCCGAGGAGCGTCTGTTACGAGCCATCTTTGGTGAAAAAGCACGTGAGGTCAAGGATACTAGCCTCCGCGTCCCCCACGGTGAACGGGGTAAGGTCGTAGATGTAAAGAAGTTCTCTCGAGAGAATCACAATGAATTACCAGCGGGGGTCAACCAGTTAGTCCAAGTTAGCATTGCCCAGAAACGCAAAATTGCCGAGGGCGATAAGATGGCCGGGCGACACGGAAATAAGGGCGTTATTGCCAGGATCTTGCCCATCGAGGACATGCCCATTCTCCCAGATGGTACCCCTGTCGATATCATCCTTAACCCTATCGGTGTGCCCTCCCGAATGAACGTCGGGCAAGTCCTGGAAACACACCTTGGCTGGGCCGCCGATATGCTGGGCTTAAGGATCGCCTCACCAGTGTTCGATGGAGCACGAGAAGAGGATATCAAGCGCCTGCTAACGGAGGCCTGGCTGCACCGTCTGGGAGCCCAAGAGATCCCCTCGTCAAACGATGAGGCGGAAAGACTTGTGGCCAAACTATGGCTAAGTCAATCCTGTAATTTCACCGAGATAACCGAAACAGACATAGAGGAGGCAATCCGCCAGAATGTCTTGCCCAATAGCGGTAAGATCATCCTTTATGATGGGCGTACAGGGGAACCTTTCGATCAACCAGTTACAGTGGGTAATATTTATATGATGAAACTGGTACACCTTGTCGAAGACAAGATTCATGCCCGCTCTACCGGACCTTATAGCCTTATTACTCAGCAGCCTCTCGGTGGGAAGGCACAATTCGGGGGGCAGCGATTCGGCGAGATGGAGGTTTGGGCCCTGGAGGCATATGGCGCTGCCCACACTCTTCAGGAGATGCTCACCGTTAAGTCTGATGATGTCATCGGGCGAGTTAAGACCTACGAGGCCATAATCAAAGGAGAAAATATTTTGGAACCTGGTGTCCCAGAATCATTCAAGGTGCTTGTAAAGGAGTTGCAAAGCCTTGGCTTGGCCGTTGAGGTTCTTAACGAAGAAGAGGAAAGCGTTCAGCTGGCTGAAGACATGCCCATCGGCGATGAATCTTTATTGGAGTTTGGTATAACTTAGGGAAATCTGGCAACCAAGAGCGTTAGGAGGAAAGATGCTCGAAGTCAATGACTTTAACGCTGTCCGCATCAGTTTGGCTTCGCCTGAGCAAATAAAATCCTGGTCTTACGGTGAAGTAACTAAACCGGAGACGATAAACTATCGCACCCTCAAGCCCGAGAAGGATGGGCTGTTTTGTGAAAGGATCTTCGGACCTACCAAAGACTGGGAATGTTACTGTGGCAAGTATAAACGGGTACGATATAAGGGTATTATTTGTGATAAATGTGGCGTAGAGGTAGCAAGGGCCAAAGTGCGACGTGAAAGGATGGGGCACATCGATCTAGCCGCCCCGGTCAGCCACATTTGGTTCGTCAAGGGTACGCCAAGTCGCGTTGGACTTCTCCTTGATCTATCCCCACGCAGCCTGGAGCGCGTACTCTACTTCGCCCAATACATCATCACCAGCGTGGATGAGCAGGCCAAACAAGAAGCGCTTTCTCAAGTAATGTACGATCTGTCAAACCAGCAAAATCGTATTGAAAAAAATACCCAAGAGCAAATCGACCGTCTCAACCAAGAACTGGTCGAGAGAATAGCTGAGCTAGAACATCGCCGAGCTAGCATACGTCAAGAGCTGCAGGATAAGTTAGTTGCTAGCACTGAAACAATGATGAATGAGGCAACCGCTGTCCAAAGCAAGATGCAGGAATTCCTGGGCCAAAGCACCAGCGAAGAGCTCCGTTTTGGCGATGCCATCTTGGCCGAGCAGGGCAGCCTTATCACCAAAGACCACCTGCAGCGGTTGAAAGAGACCATCCGCGAACGGATCGAGCAGATTGAGCGTCAGATACAGGATGAACTGGAGAATAATGTCGCCCTAATAGACGCCGAAATAGACCAGTTGCGCTACGCGACCAGCCAGGAAATCGACGCTCTCAACTCAAAGATGCAGGAGGATCTGACTTCGCTACAGGAAACGGCCGAAGATCAAAAGCGGGAGATCACCTCTCTGATCAAACTGCAGTTGCTCAGCGAAAATCAGTATCATGAACTCAGCGAAAGATGCAGCCACATCTTCAAGGCCGGTATGGGGGCGGAGGCTATCCATGATATACTCTGCTCCCTAGATCTGAACGCCATGGCCGAAGAAGCCCGCAAGGAGATCCGATTCTCTTCTGGATCCGGTCAACGGCGTAAAAAGGCCATTAAGCGCTTGCGCGTAATCGAGGCTTTTCGCAAGAGCGGTAACCGCCCAGAATGGATGGTCCTCACTGTACTGCCCGTTCTACCACCGGACCTCCGCCCTATGGTACAGCTAGACGGTGGGCGCTTCGCTACTTCTGACCTTAATGACCTTTATCGTCGTGTTATCAACCGTAATAACCGTCTCAAGCGGTTACTGGAATTAGGTGCGCCAGAAATCATCATCCGCAACGAGAAGCGCATGCTTCAAGAAGCAGTCGATTCCCTCATTGATAATGGACGTCGTGGTCGGGCCGTGTCTGGCGCCAGTAATCACAAATTGAAGTCATTGAGTGACATGCTTTCAGGCAAGCAAGGGCGCTTCCGCCAGAACTTGCTGGGTAAGCGCGTTGATTACTCAGCGCGCTCTGTTATTGTCGTTGGTCCAGAGTTGAAGCTCCATCAATGCGGGTTGCCTAAACGAATGGCCTTGGAACTCTTTAAACCGTTCGTTATGCGCCGCCTGGTTGAGAATGGATTTGCCCATAATATTAAGAGTGCAAAACGCATCGTTGAGCGCGTTCGACCTGAGGTTTGGGATATACTAGAAGAGGCGATCAAGGATCATCCTGTCCTGCTAAACCGCGCTCCAACTCTGCATCGCCTGGGCATTCAGGCCTTTGAACCTATCCTCGTGGAAGGCAGTGCTGTACGCATCCATCCCCTCGTTTGCGCCGCTTTTGGCGCTGATTTCGATGGGGATCAGATGGCTGTTCACGTGCCGCTCTCCACAGCAGCGAAACGAGAAGCCTATGAACTTATGTTATCTAGACAAAACCTGCTCTCCCCATCGAGTGGGGAACCAATTATGGCCCCCACGCTCGACATGGTGCTTGGTTGCTATTACATGACCATAATTAAAGCAGGGGCAAAGGGCGAAGGAAAGTTCTTCTCCAGCCCAGAGGAAGCCCGCTTGGCTTACGATTTGGGCATCATTGATCTACAGGCCGCGATTAAAGTGCGTATGCCCTCAGCGGAGACGGACAAGACAGAGATTATCACAACCAGCATCGGAAGGATAATCTTCAACGAGATCCTACCCCCGCGTCTTCGCTTCAAGAACGAGACCATGGATCGCAAAACCTTACGGGCCACCATCGCCGAATGCTATCGTATCTACGGTACGGAGAGAACAGCCGAGCTGCTGGATGATATTAAGCAGATGGGATTCCAGTTTGCTACCAAATCTGGAATCACCATAGCTATCAGCGATATCAAGATTCCAGAGAAAAGAGCCGAACTCCTGAAGCAGGCTGATGCTAGGATCGCCGAGATAGAAAAGCAGTACAGACGTGGTTTAATCACGGATGATGAGCGTTACAATCAGGCCGTAGAGGTCTGGACTCGAACGATGGAACAAATGACTGAAGCAGTTGCTGAGAGCCTGGATCGCTTCGGGTCAATCTATATGATGACCAGCTCCGGGGCAAAGGGCAATGTGCAGCAGCTGCGCCAGATGGCCGCTTTCCGCGGACTAATGTCAGCCCCCTCGGGAAAGATCATCGAGCTGCCTGTTCGCTCCAGCTTCCGAGAGGGACTCAGTGTATTGGAATATTTTATCTCCACACACGGTGCCCGCAAGGGATTGGCAGACACGGCCATCAGGACAGCCGATTCTGGTTATCTCACTAGACGCCTCATAGACGTCGCTCAAGACGTCGTTATCTGGGAGGAGGACTGCGGTACCACATCTGGCGTCTGGATCGAGGAACGGCCAGGGCAAGGGATCATTGAACCTTTTACAGACCGCATCCTTGGGCGCCTGGCAGCAAGTCGGATCATCCATCCCACAACGGGTAAGGTAATCATAGAGCAAAACGAAGAGATAGACGAAGATAAAGTGGCAGAGATAGCCAAAGCCAACATCAAGCGTGTCCTCGTTCGTTCTCCACTTAGCTGCGGGGCGAAACATGGCATCTGCCGGAAGTGCTATGGCCGTAGCCCAGCCACTGGCAGGTTAGTGGATCCCGGTCAAGCTGTCGGGATTATCGCTGCCCAGAGCATTGGTGAACCCGGTACTCAGCTAACGATGAGAACCTTCCATACAGGTGGTGTTGCTGGTGTAGATATCACCAGCGGACTTCCCAGAGTGGAAGAGCTGTTCGAGGCCCGCGTGCCAAAGGGCCAATCCATCATTAGTGAAATAGATGGCATCGTTGAGATCCAACGGTCCGAAGATACCCGTAAGATCCGGATCGTATCCAGCCAGGTGTACACTGATGAGCTCCCCCTACCAACCGGATGCGAACTTTTAGCCAATGCTGACGACTGGGTGGAAATTGGCGCCGTACTAGCCCGTACAGAGAGCGAGGAGATCTGCGCCACATTAAGCGGAAATGTCCTGATCGAAGATAACAAGATTATTATTCGCTACGAGGATAGAGAAGAACGGGAGTATGTCGTTCCCCCTACGGCTCGGCTTAAAGTCGAGCCCGGCCAATACGTTGCCGCCGGTGACACTCTGACTGAGGGAATCGCTAATCCGCAAGATATCTTGCGCATCCTCGGCCGCGAGGCCGTGGAGATGTACCTCGTGGAAGAGGTACAGAAGGTATACCGCTCGCAGGGTGTGACTATTCATGATAAGCACATCGAGATCATCGTTAGACAGATGCTACGCAAAGTGAGGATAGATACACCAGGGGATACAGAACTTTTGCCTGGCGAGCTGGTCGACCGCTTCACATACGAGGACATCAACGCAAAAGTTTTGGCCGAAGGTGGTGAGCCGGCCACAGCTCAAACGGTATTGCTTGGAGTGACAAAGGCCTCTCTGAATACCAGCAGTTTTCTGGCCGCGGCCTCCTTCCAAGAGACCACACGTGTCCTGACCGAGGCAGCGATCCAAGGAAATATCGATCACTTGCGGGGACTCAAGGAGAACGTCATCATTGGCAAATTGATCCCGGCCGGTACGGGGTACAAGAAAACTGAAGCCCTAGACAGCGAAAAGGCCATAAAGGCCCTGTGGGGTACGCCCCAAATTGAGGGAGATCACGAACCCGAAAGACCCGCAGATTAAGGGTGCTTTACTCTTAATTTCTGGAGTTTTGTCCCAACTCTAGGGTAGGCAAAACTTGACAGGCTAAACATTAGGTTGCTATAATAAGTATTTGGTGTGCGTTGAAAGTCGAAGAGTGAGCCGCTCAAGTAGGTGCAGTGGTTCTTGCCTACGTGAAGGGACTCAAGACCTGCACCAGGCCAGCGGGCATCCTTCGACTTTGCGCTGTCCAGAGGCATTTAATATTCTAATAGGGGAAATGTAAGAAATTTTGGGAGGAGTGTTCTAGTTGCCAACTATTAATCAGCTGATTAGAAAAGGTCGCCAGAAGCTGCAAAAAAAGACGCCGGCGCCTGCCTTGCGCTTTTCCTATAACGCTTTGCGGAATAAGACGACGAAGGGAAAAGGCTCGCCTCAGAAGCGCGGGGTTTGTACACAGGTGAAGACGACCACGCCCAAGAAGCCTAATTCTGCCTTACGCAAGATCGCCAGAGTTCGGTTGACAAATGGCATGGAGGTAACGGCCTATATTCCTGGAGAGGGTCATAATCTCCAGGAACACTCGGTAGTACTAATTCGGGGCGGACGCGTTAAGGACCTGCCTGGAGTACGCTACCATATTGTTAGGGGCACCATGGACGCTAGTGGGGTATCCAATCGGCGCAAGGGGCGTTCCAAATACGGGGCTAAAGCTCCCAAGGCTAGTGATCTGAGCAGGAAGAAGGTCGCTACATCATAGTCGAACTGGAGTTAAATAAGGGGGAACGATCTAACCGTTACCCCAGGCTTATTGTGCGGAGGAACACCAATGCCAAGACGAGCTCGCGTAATAAGAAGACTGATTGAGCCAGATCCAAAATACCAAAATAGAATGTTGGCTAAGTTTATCAATAAAGTGATGATGTGTGGAAAAAAGAGCCGTGCTGAGTCTATCGTTTACGATGCCCTAGATCTTATCGCCAACCAACAGAAGAGAAACCCGATTGAGGTTTTTGAGCAGGCGCTTAAGAATGCGACACCATTGCTGGAGGTCAAACCACGCCGCGTGGGAGGTGCTACTTATCAGGTACCTGTGGAGATAAAAGGCGATCGCCGTCTGGCTCTGGCCATGCGCTGGCTCATCCAATCAACTCGTGCCCGCGCCGGGAAAACAATGGCCGAAAAGCTCGCTGTCGAGCTTACCGATGCTGCCCACGGCGTTGGGGCCACGGTCAAAAAACGTGAGGATACACATAAGATGGCTGAAGCCAATAAGGCTTTTTCTCACTATCGCTGGTAATGTATGGCCGTCATCCCGATGGAAATTGTCGAACTGGGATTAGCTGTGTAATTTATGTTAAGGCCTTCTAAGGTGCTTCTAGGGTGCACAGTAACTGGAGAGCGAAATGCCAAGAACCTTCCCTCTGGAGAGGATACGAAACATTGGAATTATCGCCCATATTGATGCGGGCAAGACAACAACAACTGAAAGAATCCTGTACTATACAGGTAAGACATATAAGATGGGTGAGGTCCATGACGGCACTACCGTTATGGACTGGATGGAGCAAGAACGCGAGCGCGGCATCACTATTACTGCTGCGGCCACAACCTCCTTCTGGAAAAACCATTGTATTAACATCATTGACACACCAGGTCACGTTGACTTTACAGTAGAGGTAGAACGAAGTCTACGCGTTCTCGATGGTGGAGTTGTCGTCTTTGATGCCGTGGCCGGCGTTCAGCCTCAATCAGAAACGGTATGGCGCCAAGCGAGCAAGTATAGCGTCCCACGCATCTGTTTCATAAATAAGATGGACCGCATAGGGGCTAACTTCTGGCGCACTGTTGAGATGATAGCGGATCGACTAAAGGCACAGCCGGTACCCATTCAGCTTCCACTAGGATCCGAGGCTTCTTTCCAAGGGGTTATCGACTTAATCAAGAATAAGGCTGTACTTTACGCTGATGACCTTGGGGTAAAGGTATTCGAACAAGAGATACCAGAGCAGTATAAAGAAATGGTGACACAGGAACGAGAAAAACTGATCGAGTGGATCGCAGAGACCGATGAGCGCCTCACAGCGAAATACTTGGAAGGCGAGCCTATAAGCGAGGCTGAAATTAAGTCAGCTTTGCGAAAGGCAACTCTACAGTCAAAAGCCTTTCCTGTTCTGTGCGGCAGCGCTTTGCGCAACAAGGGTATTCAACCGATGTTGGATGCCATCGTCGATTATTTGCCCTCACCGTCAGACATCCCACCGGTTAAGGGAGTAAATTCATTGACCGGCAAGGAAGAGATGCGAAGAGCAGATGACGATGAGCCACTCGCTGCTCTCGCATTCAAAATCGTCTCTGACCCCTTTGTGGGCAGGCTTGCCTACCTACGCGTATATTCAGGATGGTTAAAGACAGGATCGTACGTCTTGAACCCAACAAGAGGGCATAAGGAACGCATCGGCCGTCTCCTACGCATGCACGCCAACCACCGCGAGGATGTGAACGAGGTTTACGCCGGTGATATCGTTGCCGCCGTTGGACTGA encodes the following:
- a CDS encoding DNA-directed RNA polymerase subunit beta, translated to MTISYIPVLGIQLTRPSDRRRSFARISEVLPIPNLIRVQTDSYNWFIQEGLKELFAAISPIEDFTRKSLILEFRDYTLGIPKYTERECRERGITYAAPLRVKAVLTLKETGEIKEQEIFMGDFPLMTQNGTFIINGAERVVVSQLVRSPGVYFTLEEDPTTGRSLCYAKLIPNRGAWLEFETSNKDVLSVKVDRKRKIPVTTILRAIGYGTDEQLIELFKDVDTSGHRYIQETIARDTTKSTNEALLEFYRRLRPGDPPNIENAKNLIDALFFNFRRYDLGKVGRYKINKRLGLAVPLTTRILTKEDFIKIIEMIIRLNNGEGQPDDIDHLGNRRVRSVGELIQNQFRIGLLRMERVVRERMSIQDPEAATPASLINTRPIVAAMREFFGGSQLSQFMDQTNPLAELTHKRRLSALGPGGLHRKRAGMEVRDVHHSHYGRICPIETPEGPNIGLIGSLGTYALINEYGFIETPYRRVYNTVDNQPEQTIGRILREKVTDPNNGEVVANAGEQITPDLARRLATLPFKQIKAKPFVSKEIVYLSADEEDQYYIAQANSRLDKDDHFIDSLVEVRHTQQFYIEPPERVQFMDVSPKQIVSVATALIPFLEHDDANRALMGSNMQRQAVPLIKPEAPYVGTGMEWRAAYDSGQVIISKTDGEVGKVTAEEIVVIDDQEQPHTYQLQKFIRSNQGTCINQRPIVELGQRVRKGQPLADSSSTDQGELALGQNVLVAFMSWEGSNFEDAIIISERIVREDKFTSIHMEKYEVEARDTKLGPEEITRDIPNVGEDTLRDLDEQGIIRIGAEVGPGDILVGKITPKGETELTAEERLLRAIFGEKAREVKDTSLRVPHGERGKVVDVKKFSRENHNELPAGVNQLVQVSIAQKRKIAEGDKMAGRHGNKGVIARILPIEDMPILPDGTPVDIILNPIGVPSRMNVGQVLETHLGWAADMLGLRIASPVFDGAREEDIKRLLTEAWLHRLGAQEIPSSNDEAERLVAKLWLSQSCNFTEITETDIEEAIRQNVLPNSGKIILYDGRTGEPFDQPVTVGNIYMMKLVHLVEDKIHARSTGPYSLITQQPLGGKAQFGGQRFGEMEVWALEAYGAAHTLQEMLTVKSDDVIGRVKTYEAIIKGENILEPGVPESFKVLVKELQSLGLAVEVLNEEEESVQLAEDMPIGDESLLEFGIT
- the rpoC gene encoding DNA-directed RNA polymerase subunit beta', encoding MLEVNDFNAVRISLASPEQIKSWSYGEVTKPETINYRTLKPEKDGLFCERIFGPTKDWECYCGKYKRVRYKGIICDKCGVEVARAKVRRERMGHIDLAAPVSHIWFVKGTPSRVGLLLDLSPRSLERVLYFAQYIITSVDEQAKQEALSQVMYDLSNQQNRIEKNTQEQIDRLNQELVERIAELEHRRASIRQELQDKLVASTETMMNEATAVQSKMQEFLGQSTSEELRFGDAILAEQGSLITKDHLQRLKETIRERIEQIERQIQDELENNVALIDAEIDQLRYATSQEIDALNSKMQEDLTSLQETAEDQKREITSLIKLQLLSENQYHELSERCSHIFKAGMGAEAIHDILCSLDLNAMAEEARKEIRFSSGSGQRRKKAIKRLRVIEAFRKSGNRPEWMVLTVLPVLPPDLRPMVQLDGGRFATSDLNDLYRRVINRNNRLKRLLELGAPEIIIRNEKRMLQEAVDSLIDNGRRGRAVSGASNHKLKSLSDMLSGKQGRFRQNLLGKRVDYSARSVIVVGPELKLHQCGLPKRMALELFKPFVMRRLVENGFAHNIKSAKRIVERVRPEVWDILEEAIKDHPVLLNRAPTLHRLGIQAFEPILVEGSAVRIHPLVCAAFGADFDGDQMAVHVPLSTAAKREAYELMLSRQNLLSPSSGEPIMAPTLDMVLGCYYMTIIKAGAKGEGKFFSSPEEARLAYDLGIIDLQAAIKVRMPSAETDKTEIITTSIGRIIFNEILPPRLRFKNETMDRKTLRATIAECYRIYGTERTAELLDDIKQMGFQFATKSGITIAISDIKIPEKRAELLKQADARIAEIEKQYRRGLITDDERYNQAVEVWTRTMEQMTEAVAESLDRFGSIYMMTSSGAKGNVQQLRQMAAFRGLMSAPSGKIIELPVRSSFREGLSVLEYFISTHGARKGLADTAIRTADSGYLTRRLIDVAQDVVIWEEDCGTTSGVWIEERPGQGIIEPFTDRILGRLAASRIIHPTTGKVIIEQNEEIDEDKVAEIAKANIKRVLVRSPLSCGAKHGICRKCYGRSPATGRLVDPGQAVGIIAAQSIGEPGTQLTMRTFHTGGVAGVDITSGLPRVEELFEARVPKGQSIISEIDGIVEIQRSEDTRKIRIVSSQVYTDELPLPTGCELLANADDWVEIGAVLARTESEEICATLSGNVLIEDNKIIIRYEDREEREYVVPPTARLKVEPGQYVAAGDTLTEGIANPQDILRILGREAVEMYLVEEVQKVYRSQGVTIHDKHIEIIVRQMLRKVRIDTPGDTELLPGELVDRFTYEDINAKVLAEGGEPATAQTVLLGVTKASLNTSSFLAAASFQETTRVLTEAAIQGNIDHLRGLKENVIIGKLIPAGTGYKKTEALDSEKAIKALWGTPQIEGDHEPERPAD
- the rpsL gene encoding 30S ribosomal protein S12, with the translated sequence MPTINQLIRKGRQKLQKKTPAPALRFSYNALRNKTTKGKGSPQKRGVCTQVKTTTPKKPNSALRKIARVRLTNGMEVTAYIPGEGHNLQEHSVVLIRGGRVKDLPGVRYHIVRGTMDASGVSNRRKGRSKYGAKAPKASDLSRKKVATS
- the rpsG gene encoding 30S ribosomal protein S7, which gives rise to MPRRARVIRRLIEPDPKYQNRMLAKFINKVMMCGKKSRAESIVYDALDLIANQQKRNPIEVFEQALKNATPLLEVKPRRVGGATYQVPVEIKGDRRLALAMRWLIQSTRARAGKTMAEKLAVELTDAAHGVGATVKKREDTHKMAEANKAFSHYRW
- the fusA gene encoding elongation factor G; the encoded protein is MPRTFPLERIRNIGIIAHIDAGKTTTTERILYYTGKTYKMGEVHDGTTVMDWMEQERERGITITAAATTSFWKNHCINIIDTPGHVDFTVEVERSLRVLDGGVVVFDAVAGVQPQSETVWRQASKYSVPRICFINKMDRIGANFWRTVEMIADRLKAQPVPIQLPLGSEASFQGVIDLIKNKAVLYADDLGVKVFEQEIPEQYKEMVTQEREKLIEWIAETDERLTAKYLEGEPISEAEIKSALRKATLQSKAFPVLCGSALRNKGIQPMLDAIVDYLPSPSDIPPVKGVNSLTGKEEMRRADDDEPLAALAFKIVSDPFVGRLAYLRVYSGWLKTGSYVLNPTRGHKERIGRLLRMHANHREDVNEVYAGDIVAAVGLKNTFTGDTLCPPQRPILLETIRFPEPVISVAIEPKTKADQDKMATALARLAEEDPTFRTRTDPETAQMIISGMGELHLEVIVDRMQREFRVEANIGRPQVAYKETITLPVRSEGRFIRQTGGRGQYGHVWLELEPLERGKGFEFVDRIVGGTIPKQFIPAVEAGIRESSETGAVAGYPVVDLRAILIDGSYHEVDSSELAFKIAASMALRSGLERARPVLLEPVMRIEVVTPEEFLGEVISNLVSRRGHIEGMEAQGENQVVRCLAPLAEMFGYATDLRSITQGRASYSMEFSHYEPLPQQISEEITAKVRG